Within the Malus sylvestris chromosome 4, drMalSylv7.2, whole genome shotgun sequence genome, the region CAGAGCACTTTGCTGCTTTGGACTGATCGTATGAGACATCCTGGACGTGACATGATGTGTCGTATCCTTAAATCATCACATGGGCATCATTTACCTCCCTACGTTggattcccaccatgcaaagtttgttctttagggaagttgaatactcaaccctcaattacaaagattattcacaaccctcctaagtttcttcagaggattTAATGGGATATTTGTGGAGATATTTATGGACCTGTCCAACCAAGAtgtggaccatttagatactttatggtgttggttgatgcatcgacacgtTGGTCACATGTCTGTTTACTGTCCACACACAACGCTGTATTTGTGAAACTCttagcacaaattattaagcttagggctcaccaccctgattatccaatTAAGTCAATTTGATTTGATAACGCTAGAGAGTTTACATCATAGACTTTTGAcgactattgcatgtcagttGGAATTGAAGTcgaacatcatgtaccccatgttcacacccaaaacggtTTGGCAAAAGCTTTCATAAAGtgccttcaattgatagcttGGACTTTGGTTATGCGAACCAAACTGCTGGTATCTAcctggggctatgcaatattgcatgcaaatatattggtccACCTGAAGCCTACCGTTACCCAACCTCATTCACCATTATAGTAGGTTACAGGATACGACCCTGACATCTCGCATTTACGTGTGTTTGGGTGCGCaatttatgtgccaatagcgccaccactacgtaccaaaatgggtcctcatAGAAAAATAGGATtctatgttggttatgatttgcCATCAATTATTCACTATTTAGAGCCCTTGACAGGAGATTTCTTTACTGCACGTtgtgcggattgtcacttcgatgagacagtcttcccatcgTTAAAGGGAGATAAACATGCTAACATTCCTGGAGAACACCACGAATTGTTGTGGTACGCTCCTaccatgtctcatttagatccgcGCATTGCCCAATTTGAAACTAAAGTGCAACATAGTATAgatcttcaaagcattgtttaAAGCTTATGCTGAATGCTTTTAttgatctagcaaaggtgacgagatcacatatacTCGCAGCAAACGCAactgcaaggatagacgtacatTCAGTACACCGTAATACCACGTTGGAAGGCCGAACCTTTCCTGAAGGTAGGGGGCCGCACCTTTCACACGACTTggtacattggcggctagccaatcatctgcttcTACCTTAAAGCGtagcagaccccttggttcaaaggattcacaaacTGGGAAGAGGAAAAGGGCACAAACTAGTGACCTTAGTCTAAACCCGATCATCGATCACTCATCTGTTCCAacacatgaggttattctagattacggtgatgtcTTAGATAAGACAGCCTAACCTCCCGAGAATCGCGAGATTTTGGTCCACTACGCAGTATTGGTGAGGTTTAGAATctgaatgagatgatcgtcgaccATGCATTTGCGTACACAatagctactgacatcatgcttagggatgacattgaaccacattccgttgatgaatgccGATGTAGAACAGATTGGTCAagctggaaacaagcaatccaggttGAACTTGATTCGTTTATGAaatgtaaggtgtttggacctatagCTCCTACtccaccacatgtgaagcccgtgggctacaagtgggttttcatgaggaagcgtaatgagaagaatgcaatggtgatacaaagcacgcctctAGCAGCATTGTTTTACTCATAGAGTGCTGGATCTGATAACCTTGAAGTTGGGATGGAAACCAAAGGAATCTTCTTCTTCAACATAATCCCAAACTTCTTAGAAAGATCCAACTTCTCTCCCTCTAGCAATTTCTAGtcaaaagaatgcaaaagtgtAGCAAGTGAATGCATCACCATCCTCTCAGCCATTGCAATCCTAGCACATATTCTGATGCCTAACCCAAATGGAAAATAGTTGAAGTCTTTCCCACTGTGTAGTCCTATTTGCTATCCAAGAACATCTCCGACTTGAACTCAAATGGGTTTTCCCAAATTGAAAGGTCTCTGTGTATAACCCAAATGTTGACGAAAATCCAAGATCTTTTGGGAATGTTGTAGCCTCCCACAATGCAAGTTTCACTTGGGCAATGAGGgactaaggtcatctccaaccgaaagatGACTAAAGGGCCATGTTTAGCCTTATAGCcttgcaagaaattattttttaataaacagtgcCATgccatattttataccatctccaatcgaggggGCCAAAGAGCCATAGGCCAAAGCATAGCCCTTTGACAAAAAACTCATCTCGAACCAAAAGAGGCTATTTTTTAGCCCcctaaataatttattattttaattgaattaatataggtaattgaattaaacttccatattaaaataaggtttttggACATATTTTAAGTGACACTTGTCACTAAATTAATAAGCATTtggatttcttatctttatataatgaaaaggatatgaaaaattgaaataaaatgaggtaagacaGTATAAAATGGTTAAAATGATGTGAGAAATGAGGTAAAAatggcttaggtatttataggaaaaaaaaattagattttttttttaaatttcgtctaaaaaaaaaaatcaaatccaacagtAACCTGACGTCAGGTAGCATGTGTTTAGGCTGGGCTATAGGGCTGGCTGGCTAACTGTTCTTGGCCAGTCCTTTGGCCGGTTCTCCAATTTTTGGTCGAGTGGGGCCCATAGGCTCTTTGGTCTAGCCCTCAATTAGAGATGATTTTCATGTCAAAACGGGCTATTTTttggcctatgaccctttggccaggtcgattggagatggcctaacagCGGCAGGGCTGGGTGCAAGCGCAAGGTTTCTTTCATCATAGCTTGTAAGTATGGCAATTTGTCGATGTGGAACTCTTCTACAATGTTGTGTTTGCCAACTACATCTTCTAACTCTTTCTGGGTTTTTTCCATCATCTCTAGCTTGTTCATGATTTCTACCAGTGCAAACTCAGTTGTGTTGGAGGAAGTGTTAGTCCCACCCACCACCATATCCTGTGTAGAGAAAGATTCCACACTATAATGTTACTGGACTAATTTGTGCACTTCATTCATCTTCTTTGTCTCAAATTCAAATCATGTTAAGTAAATATACACTTAAGATTACCACACACAAACAAGCCCTTAAAGGGGAACTGAGAAAGTAAATGTTCAATACTCAAAACGATCTGTCAAACATTTTCACTTAAcgtaaaaatgaaagaaaaaaaaaaaccaaaaacgaaATAATAATCAAGTAGAGGCCACATGCAGTCAAATTGCATCATGTTGGCAACCATAATTATATAACTAGCACatgcttcaattttttttttatattagtaCTATTGTTCAACATAAGCAAGCTAGGCTCACTCTTTATAGGGATTAGGTACGGATTAGGACATTTGCTACATCGAACTATTTCGAACTAGACTAGTTTTAGAGATTAAGCTGGACTGGATTGGCCTAGACTAAGCAGGATAAAAatagtgaagtgtttggtgtAATGCTAGACTAAGTCTCGGACTAAATTATTTTTGTcccaatattttaattttttccatTTTGCAATGGAACTAGACTTTGTAATTTGCCACTATCCTACAAAACATTGTTGCATTACCCTCTTTGTCTCCCTCTTTACAGAAAACATAAACCACAACCTCTGCACATACCAAACTGATTCGAATTTCACCTCCGAGTTGTACACTGCTGATTTGACGTCCATGGAGACCTTAAGTGACTAGAGGTAGTTGGCgaagatgaggaggaggaaCTCAACTTTTGAGGGGTTCGGATCCGGGTACAAAAGATCCGATAGGACGATTTTCGAGACGTTAAAATCCAGGTGGCCTTTGTGGGGTGAACGAACTCATCGAATGGGATTATTGGGCGCCAGCCAGATCAGATTAAGGAGAATCAAATCTCGACAGagcagaaagagaagaaagtgaGGAAATAGATGAGAAGGGGGAAGAAGAATTGGCAAAGGGGGAACGATGATGGCTGGGTTTGTGAAAACATATAGCAGAGAGAGATGTGAGGGAGTTGGTCACCGCAAATCCCTTGGTTCTTGACTGGCCTCGCCAACGAGAGAGTTTTTCCACACGTGTTACCTTTGGTCCCATTTAACTTAGTCCCTGCACTTAACAAAGACATGATTACATTAATATATAGTCCAATCCAATCTAGTCCAATGACTGTTAATGAGGCCAAACAAATGCACGAGATTATGGATGGGAACATAAGAAATAAAACACATCAAATCACGAGAAAAGAAAACCGTAAAAAGAGGAAGATAAGTTTGAGGTTTCAATAACAAATGCTCTTACACCATCAAAAGAGGAACATAAGTTTGGTATAAATTCAAAGTCAAATTGATTACACAACGTATTTTATTTTGACAAGAGAACATTATCGTAAACATGCGGTTTTCAAGAAATCGCTAAGTGGGTAACATTTATTACAAGTGAAGTATTCCAAGGAATTTGGTAGCAACATTGTTTTACTCATAGAGTGCTAGATCTGATAACCTTGGAGTTAGGATGGCAACCAAAGGAATCTTCTTCTTCAACACAATCCCAAACTTCTCAGAAAGATCCAACTTCTCTCCCTCTGGCAATTTCCAGtcaaaagaatgcaaaagtgtAGCAAGTGAATGCATCACCATCCTCTCAGCCATTGCAATCCCAGCACATATTCTTCTACCTGACCCAAATGGAAAATAGTTGAAGTTTTTCCCACTGTAGTCCCATTTGCTATCCAAGAACCTTTCCGGCTTGAACTCCAACGGGTTTTCCCAAATTGAAGGGTCTCTGTGTATAGCCCAAACGTTGACAAAAATCCGAGATCCTTTGGGAATGGTGTAGCCTCCCACAATGCAATTTTCACTTGGGCAATGAGGGACTAACAGAGGCAGGGCTGGATGCAAGCGCAAAGTTTCTTTCATCACAGCTTGTAAGTATGGCAATTTGTCGATGTGGGATTCTTCTACAATGTTGTGTTTGCCAACTACATCTTCTAACTCTTTCTGGGCTTTTTCCATCATCTCTGGCTTGTTCATGATTTCAGCTAGTGCAAACTCAGTTGTGTTGGAGGAAGTGTCAGTCCCACCCACCACCATATCCTGTGTAGAGAAAGATTCCACACTATTATGTTACTGGACTAATTTATGCACTCCATCCTTCTTCTTAGTCTCAAATTCAAATCACACTAAGTAAATATACACTTAAGACTTTAATGGACAACGAGTTGTATGCTAAGAAGTCTAAGTGTGATTAAAAGTTCAATCTCAAAGCTTAACTGTCACAACTCCAGTAGCCTTGAATGACtatctcatgaaaaatacttgtaaCTATAGATAGTTCTCAAACGGAAGAGTAACTATAACAAGTATTCGTAGTGACTCAATATTTGAGCTTTCATCCATGACACAACATTTGGAATTGTGACCATCACCTGACCAACTATTTTAACGTTATGTTCTCATCATACGTCATTCGTAATTTTGTCATACTCATCACATAGCTGGAAGCAATATAGGAATGAGGGTCAGTAATAAAAAtgtactgaaaaaaaaaacccatttagggtgcgtttggtacgcagacgggacgggacgggacggaacgaaggtgtaatttttgaaaaagacatggggtatatttgtcttaaaatggtaaaacattgtgttccacagacgtggaacaaacccgttccaggggggaggtggaacgcaaaaacacccaaaatctgtctcgtggaacagcccgttccacccatttttgacgcaccaaacgcgggacggaacgcctcgtcccgttccgtcccacgtaccaaacgcacccattGAACATATCCAAAACTAACAACACAATAAAACGTTGGAATCTTttagattattattttttattgaaataggtTCGCCAAATTGCAGGCCAACCATCAATCAAGTACAAATAACAAAACCATCGAGATTCTCATGGACCACATGCAATTAATTGGGTAGGCACTGATAAACCGACTCCAATTCAGTCTATGTCTGTTGCACAAATAGACTTCCAGTCTAACAAGGAATCCTCACCGCTTGCTGCAGATTATGTTTTGTCCTGATTCAATTACTTGTAATCCTAGTTCTACACTACAAATATTAATGCACGAGGCCCACTCAATTATTAAGTTAAGATTCATAATTACTATCTTTTATGATATCAGAGTCAGCGTTCCAACTAGAAATCAGTTATTATGTGATAactatttattttgaatttatttggaAACTTGTTCGATCACCCCAAATCAAAACTCAGAAATTCAAACTGaaagttattttttttagttttcaaacttTACCTTTCCATTTTTAGTTAAACGATTCTAGAAACATTTACTAAACAAGTTTTCAGTGAAAATAGAacaaatttgtagacaaaatgaTATGTCGAAAATAAACTTGTAgttattaataataattataaaaataataaataaaaaaaagtaaaattgaaAACCATAACTAAAACCTTGCAACAAATTCAGTCAGTCAAAAATTTACTAACCATAAGCAAAGCTTTGAGATGAGACATGGTGAAAGGCGCCTTGGAATCTCCTCCCTCCTCCTTCAACTTCAACAAAAACGTCAAAAAATCTTTATTGCTCTCCTCCTTCTCTCCTTCCTTGTCAAGCCTCAGCCGTTGATCTATTATCTTCTCAAATATCCCATCAAACCTCCGGACCAACCTGCTCATCTGTTTCACCACCCCCTGCATATCAAACCGGGCCAAACCCGGATAAAAGTCCGAAACATTCGGCTTCCCCAAAAGCTCCGTCATCTCCGACACCACTTCTCGAAACTCCGCCCCGAGCCCCGCCCTCTCGTCTCCCTCCACGGTTCCGCCCCACAGCATGTTCGTAATAACATTCAGCACGTTCAGGAACATCTGCTCCCCCACGTTGACCCGCGACCCGATCCTATCGTAGAAATTCCCGACGGTCTGTCGGAGCTGTTTCCGCCGGAGCGCATACACCGAGTCGAGAGTGGTGTTGCTGAGCATTTTCAGCACGCAGACTTTCCTCAACATCCGCCACTCTGGTCCGTACGGAGTCCACGCGATGTCGATTCCCCCGTACGTCGCGGCCCGAGCCGCGGCGGGGACGTCGCGGTTGGCGCAGGTGGCGTCATGGTCCTTGAGAATCTCGCGAGCGGAGGAAGGGGAGGTAACCACGACGCCGACGGTGTTGCCGAGGCGGAGTTTGAAGATTGGGCCGTGCGATTGGGCCAGGCCCGCGAAGTAGGAGTGGAGTTCTGGGTCGAGGGAGAGGAGGTTCCCAACCAAGGGCAGGGCCCGCGGACCGGGTGGCAGAGGCGGGATCGGGTTGTTGGATTTTTTGACCAGCCAGAGGTACAGAAAGAGGAGGAAAGTGGCGGAGATGAAGGTCAGCAAAGTTTGATCGGATTGAGACCACGTTGAGTACAAATAGCTGGAATGGGAATCGGATGCCATTGCTGCGCACAGTTAACTGTTTGGGAATGGGAGGAGGAGTGGAGGACTGGATTTATATAATATTTACTCGCTTGTCTGGATAATTTAATATTAGATGAAATTGGCACTTAGCTTGCACAATATATAACAATTTATTTGGTGAGAGACTCATCCAAAAAATAGACTTAGTATTCGTATCGTGTTTTTCGTGTTCGTGTCATATTCGATAGCTTAACAGATCGTGTTGTGTAATACCCATTAAAGTAAACGAgtaattgataggagcatatttatgtgccttagttagttagttcttatgcattttcgttatgttttcttagttaaagtagtcttttaagctattttcatgtgttttcaggttttaagggcatattatacaaaaagatgcaaattggagctttttggagcaaaagtgagcttggattgaatagcacatgcttggaacaaaaggtttggacgaaattgaagatttgaaaatttgaggattcctagtccaagaaggagtcataattgaagaaggattcctaatcaacgaatgAGTCATAATTGAATAatgattcctaatcaacgaggaattcctagttgaagatggattcctagaagaatgaagattcctactcaaacaaggtttcctacttgaagtaggaaaattAAGCCTAAGAGTtgctattttgggttgatctttcttAAACCTAttaagtttcagcaacattAGATGGTTCTtaagcgttggaagacacaaagaaaggttGGAGAGCAATTCCTTATCCTTGACGTGGGTTAGGGTCTATTTCCTCTTagttttgggtttctagaagccctatccttttTCCCCTAACCCTTGCCGCACTTCCCCCTTTCTAGAACCTGTtttcttgccttgcaaggctttctaggaGCCTTATCCTACCCTATCCTTATCTGCCGCACCCCTtaggcctttttccttgtgaattctgatttctaagcctttttccttgtggatttgggtaatccaagtccatatctgattaccttagggttttaggtgcctatatatactcatatctcaaccctagccgaattaccacctctcatacacatcaATTCATGCCAGAAATCTTCCCTCTTCTTTGCCGTAGCCTTCCACCACCATACTCCATAACTTCTGCCAAAAACAAACCTTTGCCGCACCCACCACCCATCCTAACCACTCTCATACCATTCCATATCCATTCCCCCATACAAATACCccccaaaacctgtccaaaatctctgtgccgcagcaaggaggaaggaggaatcgtggatgcacctgctaccaagttggagtgtctaggtgttctctttctttggatttcaatgtttaaacttatttatctttgctttgtgcgtatgaggaactaaaccccccttggctaggggggattcgaaaccatgtttatgcttgctatatgatttgattacttctaattgcgtttcataagttgtgaattcaatttacttatctatatgaattaaaactgatttgtgtgtgttggttgagagtgcacgcttaattttcatgcataagtttgatgctaggatataagggaatttcatctaatcgttatgaacttatattctcaagtagtaaaggttgttgatcacaatcgtgttaagtaaattcttggcataagtttcatgcaattcatagtaacaagtgcctcgccaatgcttatgattttcatagaacttaatgatctttgtttgtatctttgttatgcaattcatgcagggaacttgtgaggaatgctttgggttgtcgtatgcaattcatccaattcgataactttaggaaaatctgagagttaattagtacaattcacggttaatctggggcgttgggaattcatggtttattgagaagcaattggaaatcgttttgtatgcaagtgtgacatgtgtggagaagaaccccttagctagctttccatccattcacttttatcaatttcgttttacaatctgttcagtttacaagttttgtttttgttttcaattttcgtcaaaactaaatccccatttattttgaagtgttagattagttagaaatcaatttagtttgtgtttttaagtgtcttgagtcaagttataacctattttcgtccaaattgtgttttgtgttcaaaactgtccagaaagtgtttttaaggcagttttgagtgtttctgggctgttttgagtcttttgtttgttttagtgttttagagtttagttttgcattctttgagtctagtttagtgttttaaactttgtttttacgttttgagtcagttttcaagtgatttagtaatccctcctaatccctggcctagaacgatccctacttacatactttgatacaattgataaaaagagggtttaatttgtgtgcttatatatttcgcatcagtaatatgacccaactcgaaatcaacccgttaatattatcaaGTAATATGACCATACCTgttacccgttaagaaaaatatattttaaatcaatataaatgaaaatgaaaaacataatttgacccaaaaaaaaatgcaaaacatattcctaaattagtatatacataataaatttcggagttgacccgttcataaaagttgtaaagtttttcattaagagtgattacatttttcacacttctacaataatttttattaattttattaattttgcactcaaataaaaaaaacactgttcatgagatttggagggttttaaaaatctaaacgaccttataactgacacaccccgatctagatcgaggcatgctggccgtcacgtgaaggtgacgtagccatgtgcgcagTGCGGAAGAATAACAATATAAAgaaatgcgaataaataaaaatcaaactgACTAAAACACTACATAGGATAAGGTGAAAGACGAGAATAAGTATGACTACACATAACCAGAGTGTAGGTATCCTAACTACAGTCcatcaatacaaataaaaattatacaataccaaagATGATCCTACATTGGTGATAATCTGTCAGAACCGCCAACGATTCCTCATAAGCCATTGACAAGAActcctaactagaacctggaggggcgcaaaacagagagtgtgagtgggcaaaaaacaaagcttttcaaaaccatttcaacaTCAAAGATAGTAACCTCTTGCCGTTAAacttgtataatttcccagaaaatagaatatatacatatctcaaaaccatgctcATAATAGTAATATTCAAAGGtaatgtaataccctgaaaaatttaaatatatgaaatagttattcataattatgaatatgtggggAAAATGGAAAATAAATCAATTTATGATTAAGGAAACAGAATTgggaaattttaaagttttgtttccgAAAATTATTATAAGTTACGTAAAGTGTTATAGagattttatgttattcattgagaaattatattaatttatttgaatctaGTTttcaattaaactagttacgaagtttaaagtttggaccttaattatttaaaatacatagacctttcgaggtcaaaatttatatttttgaatagagctcgacctcacgaacgcgtaggcgcaaACCGTCTGTGAAACAGAGTtagaacgaagaagttattaacgtttaaagtcggggataaaattgtaaatttataATTTCTAGAATGCTCCAGATTTTTGGAGCCAAATCTGGAAGGCCATgtgtgtggcccagattaaaaGTAAGAAAAGTTAGGCGGTGGAGATGGAaaataaaggagagaaaggagggagatAGGAGCCAATCAGAAAAGGAGGGATGAGAGGTGAccaatgagagaagagagaaaggaggagaaaggagagaagaaagACAAGGGGGATCGGGACCTGGGTCTTGGTGACCCGACCCGGTCGGCGCCATACATGTTTCCAGTGGATTTTCACCCTTTTTTCCGGTGAATTGCATCAAACCACCCCTTGGAAACCTCTCCACGATCTTCCCTCTTCCTATTGCATCctaaaaatcatgtaatttggTCTTGAAATTTGGTAAAGAACACACGATGCCGCGACTTTCCTTGCtcaaaatccatcaaaatctgAAATGTTTTGGTTCAATTACAACCACCATTAGACACCCCTTGAGGtttggaacaaagcccaaacaagggTAGGGACGGCGGAGCACCGGAGGTGACGAATCGAGGACACCCATTTATAGGGTTTCCGGCGGGTTCAAggaaaattggagcctttctaggccaaattggacttggccacaggtataaagtttgctctactcttcgagatcttcatttctgtaatttttgataatttttagaaataattgaattttccggcgagtcgagGCGGCTGACCGCCACCCGCGGTGGTGGGTGTGGCGGCGCACGGCCAAGGAGCCGATAATTGTTCTTTATGCGAGTTTCGTTATCTTGATTATGCTTTTGAGATCAAATTTATGTGGTTTGAATATTAATACGATTTTGGTATATGTTGGATTAACGAAATATATTCCGATTCTGTTTAATTTTGGAATATGTGAATtacgaaaggcttgatcccgTTACAaggtacataggcagtctaacagtgttagatgcagccttaaataaTCGAGAATTTCACTTTAATTGAGAATTATTCAGTTTTTGAGAACTTTggtcaattaaaataaaatggaaatatTTTGAGATTATAATTGTGTGGTtgataaaatattaatgttTATGAATCATATTGGAAATGAAGAAATTTTTATAAAGTATAAGAAATAAATTTTAGTACATAAATTTGGTAAGGTAATTATACGTTTTGATATATGATTAATATTGATGGAATTGTATGTGAGTGAGTTATTTAAATAAAGTCTTGTGATTTAAAAATTTGCTAAATAAAGTAGAGTTTAGTTGGGCCTATCAATGGTAATAATATTATTTCtggaattaaagaattaatccGGGGCGGGGCGTTACAAATGATATCAGAGCAAATGGTCCTATTCTATGAGATGCACTATTCTTGAGACTTGTTGGTGTGAATTATGGTATGCATTATGGTTGCATGACTTCACAATTTTTGTGAATAAAGccgcattcatgttttatatgtgaaatacatacatatatatatatatatatatatatatatatatatatatatacataaattgTATTATGCTTATGGTGCAAATTCCTTGGAAATTATGGAAGTTTCGTTAATGGGAATTGTGATTTTCgtttataatgtttttttttcctaagttcattgaataaTGAGAAAACTATGTGAAATACATACATGTTGAGAATCATCATGAAGTGAAATGAATTGGGTTGACATTATGTTATGTATTATAGAATATTATTGAGATGTGGGTGtgaattataaattatattgatATTGCATTATTTCATAAGTTCCATGAGTATGACGGAAATTATGTGAAATGCATATGTTGTAAATTATGATGCTTTGAATGGAATTGAGTGTTAAAATGATGGTAGAATGGTGAAAAGTAGAGGGAAGAATTGTATTATACCTATGCCAGTGAGAAATATTGTATGGGCACAAAGACCCAGTGGATGTGTATCGGGCACAATGACCCGTGAATGTGAATTGAATCGGGCACAATGACCTGTGGAtgtgaattgaattgaatcggGCACAATGACCCGTGGATGTGAATTGAATCGGGCACAATGACCCATGGAtgtgaattgaattgggcacaATGACCCATGGATGTGAATTGGGCACGATGACCCATGAATGTGAAATTGAACGAAAAAGGCCCGTGGATTTGTGAAATTGGGCAAAAAAGGCCCGTGGATGTGTGAAATTGGGCAAAAAGGCCCGTGgatatgtgaaaaaaaaagtgtgatgTGTGTTGGCCAggtatattacaatattttccAATCTACTAATCACTGTTTGGaatcaaggaaaaaaaatgatgaaatcaTTGTTCTGTTAATAATGATTATGAATAGATATTTTAAAACCTTATAACCAAGGATTACCATGGTTGAGAATTTTAATAGTTACGAAAGTGGTG harbors:
- the LOC126620125 gene encoding flavonoid 3'-monooxygenase CYP75B137-like, with amino-acid sequence MASDSHSSYLYSTWSQSDQTLLTFISATFLLFLYLWLVKKSNNPIPPLPPGPRALPLVGNLLSLDPELHSYFAGLAQSHGPIFKLRLGNTVGVVVTSPSSAREILKDHDATCANRDVPAAARAATYGGIDIAWTPYGPEWRMLRKVCVLKMLSNTTLDSVYALRRKQLRQTVGNFYDRIGSRVNVGEQMFLNVLNVITNMLWGGTVEGDERAGLGAEFREVVSEMTELLGKPNVSDFYPGLARFDMQGVVKQMSRLVRRFDGIFEKIIDQRLRLDKEGEKEESNKDFLTFLLKLKEEGGDSKAPFTMSHLKALLMDMVVGGTDTSSNTTEFALAEIMNKPEMMEKAQKELEDVVGKHNIVEESHIDKLPYLQAVMKETLRLHPALPLLVPHCPSENCIVGGYTIPKGSRIFVNVWAIHRDPSIWENPLEFKPERFLDSKWDYSGKNFNYFPFGSGRRICAGIAMAERMVMHSLATLLHSFDWKLPEGEKLDLSEKFGIVLKKKIPLVAILTPRLSDLALYE